From Sphingobium sp. B2D3C:
CGATCAGCAGCGCATCATAGCTGGAACTGGCCGACAGGCGCTGGACTGCGGACTGAACCGAATTGGCCGAGCGATCGAATGTCTCCATCGCCACGACCGTGCCGCCGGCGGCTTTCACCTCGCTGAGAAATGCCTTGCCGGCCCGCTCGCCATACACGCCGCGCGGCACGAGCGCTGCGAAATCGCTCAGGCCGCGCGCCCTTGCAAAGCGCACGACGCGGGAGACCGATTGCTCCGGGCTGTAGCCGAGCAGATAGACGCCATTGCCTGCGACGCTCTCGTCATTGGAATAGCTCAGCACCGGAATGTTGGCTGCGCGCGCAATCGGGGCAACCGCGCGCACCTCGTCCGCCGTCAGCGGGCCGAGGATGAGCTTGTTGCCCTCCGCCACGGCCTTGCGCGCGGCCTCGGCCGGGTTGCGCCCGGTGTCATAGGTGGTGACGCGCAGTCGCTCGGTCTTGGTATCCAGCAACGCCATGGTGGTGGCATTGGCCAGCGAGCGCCCCACGCCGGCATTTGCGCCGCTCATTGGCACAAGCAGGGCAATGCGGTGCCGCTCGGTATCGGTCGGCAGGCCCTGCGTCACATCCGGCTGCTGTGTCTTGGGCGGCGGAGCAGGCTGCTGCGCCGGCGGCACCACGCGCGTACAGGCCGCCAGCAGCATGGCGCCGATCAGCACAATGCCCTGCAGAATGCGACGGGGCGTCGGGGTGCCTCCAGCCGCGATGTCGAACCTCACTTGCCCCGCAAGGCTCCTCTCTGCCATGGCACACCTCATGTCCGCTTCACTTGAGCCTGGCCTATATATCGTTGCGGGACCGATCGGCAACTTGTCCGACCTGTCGCCCCGCGCTGCCGCGGTCCTCCAAGGCGCGGACGTAGTGGCCGTAGAGGACAGCCGGGTCAGTGCTAAATTGCTGCGCCATGCCGGGTCCGACCGGCCCATGATTCCCTACCATGACCACAGCGATGAGCGGGTTCGCGCTCGTCTGGTCGAGCGGATGGGGAGCGAAGCTATAGCGCTGTTGTCGGACGCAGGAACGCCGCTCATCTCAGATCCTGGATACAAGCTGGTGCGAGACGCCCGTGCGGCAGGCCGATCCGTCAATACGGTGCCCGGTCCCTGCGCGGCGATTGCGGCGATCACGCTCTCTGGCCTCCCCAGTGACCGTTTTCTGTTCATGGGCTTCCTGCCCCCAAAGACGAAGGCCCGCACTGATACGCTGATGGAAGTGGTGGCGCTCCGTGCGACGCTGGTTTTCTACGAGAGCGGGCCGCGCTGCGCGGCATCGCTGGCGGACATGGCGGCCGTGCTCGGCGATCGTCCGGCCGCGCTCTGTCGAGAGATCAGCAAGG
This genomic window contains:
- the rsmI gene encoding 16S rRNA (cytidine(1402)-2'-O)-methyltransferase, producing the protein MSASLEPGLYIVAGPIGNLSDLSPRAAAVLQGADVVAVEDSRVSAKLLRHAGSDRPMIPYHDHSDERVRARLVERMGSEAIALLSDAGTPLISDPGYKLVRDARAAGRSVNTVPGPCAAIAAITLSGLPSDRFLFMGFLPPKTKARTDTLMEVVALRATLVFYESGPRCAASLADMAAVLGDRPAALCREISKAYEESLTGTLTELSAACAQKEPRGEIVLVVGPPGERAAPEADEIDAALREALERLTVSQAAGEVARALGADRKALYARAMELKGK
- a CDS encoding penicillin-binding protein activator, which produces MAERSLAGQVRFDIAAGGTPTPRRILQGIVLIGAMLLAACTRVVPPAQQPAPPPKTQQPDVTQGLPTDTERHRIALLVPMSGANAGVGRSLANATTMALLDTKTERLRVTTYDTGRNPAEAARKAVAEGNKLILGPLTADEVRAVAPIARAANIPVLSYSNDESVAGNGVYLLGYSPEQSVSRVVRFARARGLSDFAALVPRGVYGERAGKAFLSEVKAAGGTVVAMETFDRSANSVQSAVQRLSASSSYDALLIADVGRIALQAAPLVRTAGARDARILGTELWATEAGLSASTALRGAWYAGVSDGLYRTLATKYRSTYGAAPYRLASLGYDSVLLTVRIAQDWKPGSAFPAARLRDAEGFAGIDGAFRFGRDGIAERALEVQQVGASGSTVVDTAPKGFGR